The Mercurialis annua linkage group LG7, ddMerAnnu1.2, whole genome shotgun sequence genome includes the window ACGTGGAACTTATTAGTTTCGTCGTTCCTTTTAGATACTTTTCAGAATTCGCTTTTTCAAGAATGGATCCCCCAGGAGATAATACTCTACCAGCCACCAACCGAGAAGACAGGGAAACAGAACCACCGGCCCTAAACCTGTTTCCCCCAACTagcgaagaaggagaaaccagcGACCCCCTGGCAATAAGACAGACGATACCTCCGATAGCCATAGCACCTGATGGAGAGCCAATCAACAACCAAGCAATGTTCAAGGCTTTCCTAGAAATCACCAGTCTACTCAAAGACATCAAACAGAGTATCTCGTTAAAACCGCCAGAGCAGGGATCAGCAAAATCACCAGTACAGAAGTTAACCTCAACCATGGACAAGGGAAAAGAACCGATGCGAGAGGAAGATGCCCCTGAAAATTCCACACGGAAACAAAATGCCCCCATCATAATTCCAGACGAAGAACGTTGGATGGATGAACAACACACCCTCAAAGGCGGAGAAGAGCATCTGGAGGAAAAAGTCCGTCAAGTCATGAGCAGGCTTGGAATAAGATGTGAAGACGTGGACATCTCTCTTCGAAGTGACTCACCACTCGCAGATTTCATCATCTCTCACGAGTTCCCTACAAAGTTCAGATACCCCCCAAATTTGGAGTCATACGATGGAACAGGCTGTCCCAAGAGCCATATTCACAAATTCCAAGCGGTGATCAATGTTCAGACAAACTTGGATCACGTACTATGCAAACTTTTTCCTACTACCTTAAAAGGTCTGGCGCAGGAATGGTACCAGAGTTTAAAGCCAGGATCAGTGCTGACGTTCAAACAATTCTCAGGACTATTCCAGGCTAGATTCGTAGCATGCATCCCTCAAAAGAAGCTATCCACAGATCTGCTGGCCATCATGCAATGGGAAGGAGAGACACTCAGGAAGTATGTAGAAAGATTCAATAAGGAGGCGATGCAGATAGAAGACCTGAGCCAGGAGATCGCCTACACAGCATTACTCAATGGAACTACCAACTCCGACCTACGAAAGGAATTATTGGCTAAATCGCCAAAATCATTTACCACACTGATGACCATCGCACATACACAGATCAGAGTGGATGATGGCCAGAGAGAGATAGAGAATCGCCTCGGACGGGCAGAAGAACGAACGTTTGCAGAAAGAAGAAATGGGGACAGGTCGCCCATAGGAAAGAGGTTCGGAGAAAAAGGCAACGaccatttcagaaataaaagaaaaaaagacgaAGATAGGCGATATACGCCCCTGAACACGACCAGAACCAACGTACTGTTTTGGGTAAAAGACAGCCGAGAGAAGGTCAGATGGCCAAGGAAGATGAACGCTGCGTCAGCCAGCAAAAGAGACAATAGCAAATACTGTGAATTTCACAGAGACAACGGCCACACCACAGATGAATGCTGGCACTTGAAGGAGGAAATAGAGAAGCTGATAGAAAGGGGATCCCTTTCCCAGTTCGTAAAAAGGGACACCGAAGTCAGAGAAACGgaatcagaaagaaagaaagagcggAAAGAAGAAATCACCAGAAGACCCAGACCAGAGCCAGCAGGCGTGGTTAACGTAATAATGGGCGGATCGACCGGAGGAGACAGCAATACTACAAGGAAGAAAGCTGCAAGAACAGTCTACTCGGTTAGCCCGGGTGCACCGAATGCTAAGAAATTCAGAAGTGTATCTTTTTCGGAGGTCGATAGTCATGGCTTATCAGTCCCCCATGAGGACGCCCTAGTTGTCAAGGGGCGACTCAACAATTTCGAGGTTTCTCGGATGCTCGTAGACACGGGAAGTTCGGTAAACATGATTACGATGGAGGTGTTCGGCAGAATTGGactcaagaaagaaaatttgacaCATGTCTCTACTCCACTAGTGGGACTAGGAGGCAAATCTGTACAGGTGGAAGGATCACTGGAAATAAGCATCCAACTGGGGGATGGAGAGATCTACAAAGAGATCCGAGCAGAATTCATGGTGGTCAATATGGATTTCGCATACAACGCAATTCTCGGAAGGCCACTCTTGCACGATACATGCGCATCCATTTGCATGAGGTACCTACTAATGAAAATCCCAACCAGAGAAGGCGATGCCGAAGTCAGAGGATGCCAAAAGTCAGCCAGAGAAGCATACTTTACAGCTCTCAGGAAAGTACATATAACTTTGCCAGTACTAACAATGGAACCTCCAGAGAAGAAGGAAAGGGCGGAGCATTATGGGCGAACTGAGAAAATCGAATTATCCCCAGGAAAGGAGATAGAAGTGGGAGATGAGCTAGAAGAAGAAATCAAGCGATCTCTGACCGAAAACCTCAGATCGCTTGGAGACTCCTTTGCCTGGACAACAGACGAATTGATCGGAGTAGACCCGGACGTCATATGTCATCGGTTAAACATAGCGACTGACGCGAAGGCAGTGATACAAAAGAAGAGAAGGCACTCGCCCGAAAAACAACTCGCCATCGCAGAAGAGGTCGCCCGGTTAAAAGCAGCAAACGTAATCAGAGATGCCTATTACCCGAAGTGGGTAGCAAATGTGGTGATGGTAAAAAAGTCCAATGGCACTTACCGAATGTGCGTGGACTTCACAGATCTGAATAAAGCATGTCCCAAAGATAGTTTCCCACTTCCACACATTGATCAGTTAGTAGACTCCACAGCAGGTCACGCCCTCTATACATTCCTAGATGCCAAGGCGGGATATCACCAGATACCTATGGCACCGGAAGATCAGGAGAAGACGGCCTTCATAACGGACCAGGGATTATTTTGTTACAAGATGATGCCCTTCGGTCTGAAGAACGCAGGAGCCACATATCAGCGGCTGGTGAACTCGATATTCAGAGATCAGATAGGAAAacacatggaagtttatgtggatgacatgattATCAAGAGCATCCGAGCTGAAGACCACCCAAAAGATGTGAAGATAGTCCTGGAGACACTAAAGAGATACCAGCTAAAACTCAATCCGGAAAAGTGTGTATTCGGAGTACCGGCAGGCAAGTTCTTGGGGTACATGGTCTCTCAGAGGGGTATCGAGGCTAACCCAGATAAAATCGAAGCGGTCTTAAGAATGACACCGCCACGGAGCATACATGAAGTCCAGAAGCTCAACGGCCGGGTCACGGCTCTAGGTCGGTTCATGTCCTGCTCGGCAAAACGATGCCTGCCTTTCTTCAAAACCCTGAAACAGATCAAGAACTTCACATGGACCGCAGAATGCCAGCAGGCGTTTGAAGAATTGAAAAGCTTCCTGTCCTCGCCCCCACTGTTGGCGAGACCGGATCCGGGCGAcgtgttatatttatacatctccTGCTCTGACGAAACAATAGCAGGAGTATTGGTGTCGGAAAAAGGAGGCGAACAATACCCGATCTACTACATTAGCAAAGTACTCAGAGATGCGGAGCTGAGATACCCGAAGTTGGAGAAGCTGGCGCTGTGCGTATACACCGCCACCATCAAGCTCCGACATTACTTCGAAGGGCACCAAGTCATTGTACGGACCGACCAACCATTACGAAAAATCCTCCAGAAGGCAGAGACAAGTGGACGCATAGCAGAATGGGCCGTCAAAATAGGAAGTCTGGGCGTTATCTATGAAGCTCGGAAAGCACTGAAAGCTCAAGCACTAGCCGACTTCTTCGCTGAATTAACATTCAAAGAACCCATGGAGGACAAAGCGACTCCCTGGGAGATGCACGTCGATGGGGCAGTTTGCGGAGAAGGAGCAGGCATCGGAGTCGTGCTCAAAGGACCAGGAAGAATCCAAATGGAATACTCAGCAAGACTCGAATTTCCAGCTTCCAACAATGTGGCGGAATATGAGGCGCTGATAACAGGGTTGCAATTATGCGAAGAGCTCAACATCTCCGAAGTCCAGATCTGCAGTGATTCACAGCTGGTTGTGAACCAAGTCTCGGGGAACTTCGAAGTAAAGGAAGCTACGTTGAAGAAGTACGCCAAGCAGGCCAAAACCTTCTTTGCCGATAATGGGCGATCCTGGTCGCTACAGCAAATACCCAGAGCAATGAATGGAAGATCAGACGAATTGGCAAAGTGGGCAGCAACAAAGAATTACGACTCGATGAGAAACATTCCTCATGAAATCAAACGACAACCTAGCTTTCAAGAAGAAATTGAGGAGGGCGAAGTACTGATGGTAGAAGGGGAAGAAACCTGGATGTCCCCCCTCACAGCATACCTGGCTAATGGAATACTCCCCGAGGATAAGAAGGAAGCCAAAAGGATAGTGATACTCTCATCAAAGTTCGGAATATACAACGACCAGCTGTACAAACGGTCATTCACCCATCCCTGGCTAAGATGTGTGAACAAAGAAGAAGGGGAGTACATCATAAAAGAATTACATGAGGGGACCTGCGGAGCACATGATGGAGCATCAACACTGGTCAGGAAAGCACTACTACAAGGCTATTATTGGCCCACGATGAAAGAACAAGCTACAACGCTAGTAAGGGGATGTTGGCCTTGCCAGCAACATGCCTTGGTACCAAGAAAGCAAGCTTCAGAAATGAAACCCATCGGCAGTGCATGGCCGTTCGCCCAGTGGGGTATGGACATCCTGGGACCTCTCCCTTTGGCCACAGGACAACGGAAGTTCCTGGTAGTGGCAATCGACCacttcaccaagtggatagAGGCAGAACCACTGGCAAAGATCACCCAACAACGCATAACTAGCTTTTTCTTTAGATCTATCTTGTGCAGGTTTGGAATACCGAAGGTGCTGATCACAgacaacggaaagcagttcgacTCAGCAAAGTTTAGAAAGTTTTGTGCCGAGTATCAGATCGACCTAAGGTTCACTTCGGTTTACCATCCACAATCGAATGGGCAAACCGAAGTGGCCAACAGAATCCTACTGGCCGGACTAAAAAGAAGACTAGACGAGTGCAAAGGAAGATGGGTAGAAGAACTCTACAGTGTCCTATGGAACTACCGTACCACCCCTAGAGAATCAACGGGCGAAACTCCATTCGCCCTAGCCTATGGAACGGAGGCTGTAATTCCTGTAGAGATCGGCGCACCCACGCCAAGGACAGAAGACAACCAGCTAAACCTAGAAGAAAACGAAGAAGAGCTCAGGAACAATCTAGATCTCCTGGTTGAAAAAATCAACAGATCAGACATCAGGATGGAAGCCTACAGACAAAAgatggccaaacatttcaacagccatgtaaagaaaagaaagttcaaACTAGGCGACCTAGTCATGCGAAAAACCGAAgtcaaaaaaggagaagcaGGAAGCGGAAAACTGCAgccaaactgggaaggaccttacACCATCAGCGAGGTCATCAAAGAAGGAACATTTAAACTCACCAACTCCATGGGAAGAATCATACCAAGGACATGGAACGCCAACAACTTGAGAAAAATTTAGTCACAATGGGTCGCCCTCAGATATGATTAGTTATTCCTTAAGAAGTAACATAATTAGTCAAGCGATGTTTAgtttcaatattgtatttcaATTCCTCCAAGTGATGTTTAATCACAGCATTATGTTTCAATTTCTACAAGTCATATTTCATCACATTATTGTATTTGAATTTatgcaagtattttaatttaccctTGCCCGGACAAGGAATTTCCACAGATATCGTCTCTTTACCATAGTTACCTGATTACTTAAAATATTTCCGAAGAGGAGAACTGACGAGTTCATtcccaaaaaaggaaaatacacagttaaaatatatatcgcctaaaataaagagaacaaaaataaagaaggcaagaaaatttatatattttctcaaaaaaaaagatatatatttaaaagagGACGAATGCCTcacaaaaattacaaaggaaaataaaattcctaacaaaagaaaatatacaaatgtacaaagtacataacaaaaaaaaaaagaaaggaaaattcttcctatacaaaaacaaaaaagaagaatCTAAAGCTTGATGATCTCTGGCTCAACCTTCTCCGGGGCAGCCTCTTTGTTCCCCTCCAAAATATTTGGGACAGATAGCCCCTCCTGCGAATCCCGCCTGGCTGAAGAAGAAGCATCGACACGAATGTTGCCAGAACGGGTGGGAGAAGGGACATCGGCAAGACTAAGAGGATCGGACCCCGGAAGGATAGACTCCAGATCAGAAGGCCGATCCAATAAGTCCAGAGCAGCAAAAGGCCGCTCCGAAGATATAAGCAAGCCGAAGTCCTTCTCCTCAGGACTACCTCCCAAACCGGGAACAAGAGGCTTCTCGCCAGCCTTGGCAGGTTCCTGGACCCCCGGGGCAGACTGTTCGGCAACCTCAGCAGCACCTCCACCATTTTCAGACTTGATGGAGACAAACAAGTCTTGGGGAGAATCTGGCTCACTCTCACTGTTAACCCCTTCGGGAAAGCCATATAAGAACTCAACGTCCCCATCAGGATGACGCTCCAAGTAGGTACCCACAATGGCTTCAGTGAAGTCAGTCAGATCATTGGCTAGCTGGGCGGTGTTACGGCGACGCCTCTCCTTCTCACGAATCAGCCTGCCTCGCTTCAAATAAAGCCTCTTCTCAGCAACTGAGACTTTATCGTTAAGGGCCGTGACGGTGGTGTCGAACTCCTTCTTGAGATCGTCATAATCAGTGCTTTTCAACACCACCTCTGCCGCcagatttttattttccttcttaAGGCGGGCGACCTCATCAGACAGCACACGCTGCTGCTTCACAGCACTCTCCCTCTCTCTGGATAATCTATCCACATCAGCACGAAGAGAGTCCAGCTTCTGAGTGCACCCGCCATGTTCGCTGCGAAGGGAGTCATACTTTCCCTTCAGCAGCTTGTACTCCGTCTTCAACTTCACCTGCCTCTCATCGTCGTTAAGACGGTTGGAGCGGTATTGACGGATGGCATAGGCAacctaaacataaaataaaactgAGTTAGAAAATAACCATCACGGGAAGAAGAAGGCAAAATGCTAAAGATAGAAAATTCAAACCTTTGCCAGGTTGGAAAAACAATCGTCCATCAGTGCGTGGTCCGGCCTCTTCAAATAATAGTCAACGTCCGAAGGGCAGCAGGAACCCCGGAAGATGTCATGGGCAACGGCAGGACAACGTACAGAGGCATCGGCCCCATACTTCTGAAGGAGCAGGTCGACCTGAGTCACCATCACATCCTTCTTAGGCCTTTTCATCGAAGGTCCCTCCCCCTCAGTATCTTCGCCCCCTGAAGAAGGAGCTCGCCTTTTGCTACCGGTCGAAGCAGCCGGGGCAGTTTGGGGAGCCGGAGGAAGGGGTCGGGAAAGCTTCTCCTTCGCAGGAACCTCCATCTTATCCTTCCCCTTACCAGTGTAAGAGGGAACAGCAGGAGGAGGAGGGCCAGTGACAGGTTCCTTTATCTGGAAACCCGGTAGCACCACCCTAGGAGTGGGAGCAGAATCATCACCCTTCTGAGAAGAAGGTGGCTTGCCTCCAGCCGTGGAAGGAACATCGCCTCCTTTCTTAGCAGGCGCCTTCTTAGCTTCAGAAGACGGCTTGGGATCAGCTTGGGGAAGGGCCTCCCTCTCTCGAGCCTCTCGACGAGCTCTCCTGTCCTCCATGACCTTCTGCTGAAGTTCTTTGAAGTTCGGCACTGAAAAATCAAAGTAAACAAGATTCAGAAAACGattcacaaaaattaaaagggaaTAAAAACTTCATGGTACAAACAAGATACCAGAAGGACTAAGAGGCATAGAAGAAATATTAAGAGGGGAAGAAAGCAGTGGTTCGCCCATATCAGGGAACTCATCTCCATTATCAGGCGATGTCTCCCTCTTGTCCtcactcttcttcctcttcccccTTTTTTCACCCTGcgctctcttatttctcttgGAAGCAACACTTTGGTCCCACCCGAAGTAGGAATCTATCAGATTCACTACATGCACCTTAGCGCCACCTCGAAGCAGACGCAACGTCTCTTTATCAACCTCGCTCAGGTTCGCCTTTTCCAGCTTAAGGGGCCCTTCCACAAAAACATTCGGAATGGAGCCCCAACCACCTTCCTTTTTGGCGATGACGAAGTTACCTTTCCACCGCTTCAAGGAATTGGGAAGGCCAGTGAAGGGAGATCTTCCGGGTTGCAAGTAGAAGAACTCATCGCTTTTCTTCCTTCCCAGAGAATAGATCGCCCTAACAATCTCATAGCCCACCTGTCTCTTCAGTTGGAGACCACGAATAAAAACTCCGGTCAAGTGACGGTGGGCATTAGGATGGAGTTGACCCAAGGGGATCTTGAAATTATCGAACACTTCTTGGGTGAAGAGATCGAGTGGTAGTCTCAAACCCGCCTCAAAATCTTCAACGAATAGCAACTGTTCATCATCCTTTAAGACCTGGCTAACAGCCGAGCCCTCAGATGGAATCCGAAGGCTAATGAAGGGGGGAATTTCGTACCTCGCCCTAATCCAAACAAGGGCTTCTTTACCCAGACTGATGGTCCACTCAGACAAGGGTTTTTTATTACTAGAAGATGTCCCAGAAGTCCCTTTACGtctcttaaaaacaaaatcctcCTCATCTCCTTCATCATCACCCAGTCCACCATCTCCGACCTCATCTTCACCAGCATCCTCAAGGGGAGCCTCGCCCTCTGGCTCCCTGTCATCAACACCCTCCTCACTGTCAGGGATTACCTTCTGAGACAACCCTTCCTCGTCAGATGACAACTCAACGAGGGTAGCAAGAGGAACAGGGTAGGTTGGGTCACTAGCAGAACTCTcagaggaagaggaagaagaaggggaAGACACCGAAACCcctaaagtagacatcctaaaaaTATACTATCTGAAAGCAAACAAGAAGAAGGAAGCAAGAAGACAAACAAAAATAGCTAAGCCACTTACTGATTGAGAGAGAAAGTCCGGTGCTATGTAACTCGAAGAAAGCCTGGTTGAGAAATAAATCAACAGAAGAAGAGAATCAGAGATAAAAATTAACAGGGAATCAGAGAGAAAAGTTAAGAgtaaaaaacttttaattaaagaatataTACCTCTTTTATACACTCGAATGCCTGACAGCAGGAAACTCCTCGAAACAATCAATGAAAAACCAAAAGTCGCGTTCTTTTATAGTCAGAAAACGCTTCAGATTCGTAACCGTTGaaagaaacgtttgaaattcaaaattgtttcgaaaatttcggaaattcgaattttgaaaaattggcgcttcaagtctttgacttagCAAGATTACAAGGGGGGGACATCTGATACCGACCTAATAATATTCGAACTCCAGGCATCGCCTAACaaatgctatgctcgcccaacgggtctccaaatctcccatcgcccatgtctgtctcgggcggactcCTCCAGGTCTGCCATCCAGGCGACCTCATCCACTCTGTTTcctgacacccactacccgggataatcgggaacgtgccttcaccattatcaataatcgtgggacaaacccacgatttaccagataaccaccgccttaaaatcattataaaaggaagccactGAATGCCGAGAAGGGTAAGCACAAATCAGCCTTAAATACTCTTACActcatttacctaccaaaaaacactctctgacttaagcatcggagtggctttcaggctgagcaagcctgaggtcctttgagcttatatttgttacttgtgcaggaaaagcAGTACAGGCGACCCTTGGAAGATCGACCTGTATCAGTACCAAAGAGAACGCCCCTTCACCTGCGGTACAAAGCCCAACATCTCAAAGATATAGTCATCACGTCGAGCGTAAGTAGCCAAACCACTATCAAATGGCATCGACTGACCATAAAGGCTATTTCAGTAATAACTGAAAAATCTAGCGGAGTCATGGTCATCTCTTCCACCAGCAAATGAAAGATAAGGGTCGTATCCATCCACCTCTCCATCAAGGCATGTAGTAAAGCACTATCACATACTCCAGACATGGTAAACACAGAGCCAGGCAAGCGGCCAAAACCTACAACGTCTACGTGATATCCCAGGTTTCTCTGGCAGTTTTGCGAAGGTTTTGGAATAGATTCCGATCAGTTTACTTGTAGATATTGTAcacatatttgattttatttggctTGGTGTTTGATTCATGCTTTCATTTGTTTCAAAGTGTTCTCATACATGGTTTCATATTTGAGTTGCATTGGAATAGAATCGAGTTATAAATCGTTATATCGGGTTTCATTCAAAGTTTTAAATGTGGTTTTAAGACAATGGACAAACGTCTAAAGATTAGAGACAATTTTttgcttttaaaattttggataatCATCAAGAGTGTTAGACGATCGTCTAAAACGATctgtttaaattttgaaaactcGTTTCTAAAATCATTTTGCTAGTGATTCACCATTGAAACACTATTCATTCTCTCCCAAACTGAATTCCACTTACCCTTAACTAAATCTATGATTTTTTAAGAACAAATACACAATTTAAACACCCTTTTCAAGGATTATCAAGTATTTGTCACATGCCATGCTAGTTTTGATGTTTCCTCAAGTTTGTTCATATTGAAGCTTCATAATCTGTTTTTAGCTTGTAATTTCAGTGGTTTCTGCTTAAGAGGTATATGTTTTGGCCACTagaatatttgtttttttgcaTGTGGTGTTGGTGTTGGTTTGGTATGGTTTTCACTTGAATTCTTGATTTTAGGTGTTCTAAGCTTGATAAACATGTTATCatttctcttttgttttttgatCATGGTTATATCTCACATGCATGTAGTGTTATGGTTAATGAAGTGGCTTGAGTTTTCATGCAATGTGTTTAGCTTaggttttggtttgattgtaaTTATATGCTTGAATTAGTcaatttcatgattttgtgtttatatgttaatttgatCATCTTTGATGTAACATGCATGATGTTTAGTTGAGTTGTTAGAATCTGGAAATCCTTTATGTTAGGTATAAATGCATGCTTGGTCCTTGGTTTGGATGGTTTTGGCATGATTTGTGTGTTTAAAGACTTCATGTCAAAATTGCTTAGTGTGAGGACCTAATTGTAAGTTTGACAAAATTGTGGTATGTTAGAtgttcaaaatttatttaagggctgatttatgtatttttacatgtttggcattttttggtgcgTTTGGAAAATACAAAAGTTGAGGGACCAAATTGTCAATTTCGACAATTTGAGGGGCTAAACTATAATTTTGACAAATTTGAGTTTTAGATGTCTTAGGGGCTGTTTGATATGTTTTTTTGGCTGGTTTGGTTGATTGAGTTGTGTTGGTTTGGTTTGTGTATTTTTGGTCAAGTTTTAAAGCATAGCACTAAAGTGcactttttacaaaattaaagaatgattttgtaatttgactaaatttgaaagtttttccttaagaaacattttgattaaaatattttatatagttTTATGAAATCTTTTTGAAaggttttgcttcgtaaagcAATTTTAATGATTTTCGATAAATCCGGGATTTTTTGGCATTTTGGCCAAGTGTTGGTTTTGGAGCCTCAAGGGCTGTTTAAACACAAGATTTTcatggaaaagagtttaaattggTTTTTGGATTATTTCCTAAAGTGTAGACGCGCTCCTAGATATATTTTGGTGTTTTTACGAAAAATGTGGTTTTCGTGTTTTAATGTCGTTATTGTTAAAGTTGGAACTCGTTTTCAAAATGGAAGTGAAATAATACAATTCAGGAGAACTTGAGTTCAACTACCTCTTTGAGACGTTAGTATTGTGTTGATGGGAATTTGGATTTCGGGCCTAGAAACAAGGTTTCGACCAAATGAGCATGTCGACGCCCCAATGAAATGTTTATTGGTTTTGAAACTTGTTTTAGAAGTTTTAAAGTGGTTTTATTTCAGAAAGATGATTTTACACTGGAGCATAGTCGGGATTCGCAAATCCACTAACTTTGTCGTTTTGTGGTTTACTCGATTTGTATGTTTTTACGTGTTTAGGTTTATTGAGTGCTTGCCTTATGTAATGTTTGCCTCAACGTGTTGGTTGTTTTGAATTCTAGAGTTAGGCGTGGTTTTATGTAtcgattattaatttatttgatttgtggTAGCTTCGCCTATATCGAGTGATCAGCGTTGGAGACGGTGTAGTCTCAAatatgttgggttttctaggttcatcacgcagcggaatttcaaaaatttatcaaaaacccaaaccaagatccatgtaattcgaataaatagattaataacataattaatacttacttgtatgtcgaattccaACAATAATATAGGAAGGAAGgtggtggttcactttggtgatacttGGTCTCGGATCAAAAATGCCTctaaaagaacgcgtcctctacgagtattcACACGAACATACCTTAGCCACACTAATGCTTGTGtactagcactattgcttcacaagcaattttgaattatttagtgatttagtgaataatgaatttcgtgatctTCAAACCCTATttcttaatgtgtatttataggcatacaacaacactagggtttgagtcAAATTCGTATTTCAACCTCATTGTAACTCCtataagtttatgtttatcaaaaacttttttttgataatcacacatatatattaattattattattatctttaaaagataataacttaagaaaaacacttatccttaaattttgaatttcaattaatatatatatacatatttatctattattatatatattaccaattatatatataataaaggctaatcacctcaaaaactaccgacctttcattttttttttcaataacaccctgaccttttaatttcgtcaattgcaccctattttgtatttttacgtttcaatagcaccctaaagtattaaattgaactattttcatttggataaagttcaaaatgaatccttcatattttttaaaaactctaAATATCATATGATGTTTAACATTATATGTACAAACCCTCTTctctataataaaaaataattaaactaataacaaaaaataaataaatccgtTCGAACGCCGCCGCTCTCCGTCACCACCTCCGTTCAAACGCCGCTCTCCGTCaccggtcttccatggaagacgagctgcgcgtcttccatggaagaccttCCTTTGGGGAAGACGAGCTGGTCTTCCcggccatggaagaccagcaaccagcagctggtcttcccggccatggaagaccagcagcaGCTGATCTTCCATGGCCTGTTGAAGAGCAGCAGCTATGCTGGTCTTCAACGGGAAGACCAgaagatctgctggtcttcaaCGGCGAGAAGACCAGCATATCTGCTGCTCTTCCATGGCCGGTCTACGGCGAGAAGACCAGCatatctgctggtcttccacggcgagaagaccagcagatctgctgctCTTCCATGGCCGGTCCACGGcgagaagaccagcagatctgctggtcttccacggccagaagaccagcagatctgctgatCTTGGTCTTCcggccatggaagaccagctgaTCTTCCATGGCCGGAAGGAGGCCAGCTGCTGGTCTCGGAAGCGGCGGTGGGTGGTCGCGGATTCAGAAGCGGCAGCGGGTCGAGCAGAAAAGATGTCGgggaagataatttttttttaattttgaattaatggAGAAGATGGTTTATTTGAACATATTTTAAGTTAAGGGACTTGTTAAAATTTAGCCAAGtataaaatagtataaaatgatccttagatttggttattttataaaatttaatccttataatcATGAAAtcgtctattttttttaatttagggtgctattgaaatgtaaaaatacgaaatagggtgca containing:
- the LOC126657517 gene encoding uncharacterized protein LOC126657517, whose amino-acid sequence is MSTLGVSVSSPSSSSSSESSASDPTYPVPLATLVELSSDEEGLSQKVIPDSEEGVDDREPEGEAPLEDAGEDEVGDGGLGDDEGDEEDFVFKRRKGTSGTSSSNKKPLSEWTISLGKEALVWIRARYEIPPFISLRIPSEGSAVSQVLKDDEQLLFVEDFEAGLRLPLDLFTQEVFDNFKIPLGQLHPNAHRHLTGVFIRGLQLKRQVGYEIVRAIYSLGRKKSDEFFYLQPGRSPFTGLPNSLKRWKGNFVIAKKEGGWGSIPNVFVEGPLKLEKANLSEVDKETLRLLRGGAKVHVVNLIDSYFGWDQSVASKRNKRAQGEKRGKRKKSEDKRETSPDNGDEFPDMGEPLLSSPLNISSMPLSPSGILFVP